The following proteins are encoded in a genomic region of Peromyscus maniculatus bairdii isolate BWxNUB_F1_BW_parent chromosome 12, HU_Pman_BW_mat_3.1, whole genome shotgun sequence:
- the LOC143268205 gene encoding uncharacterized protein LOC143268205 — protein MLQITSVVFGNRDAPELQLRELGKESSPIAPEINVLYQAPPKSSNEDTNEEEEEEEEVVVEEPVEEFPVEEEAATDEEAETEEEEEAAAPKAEAGEAEEEEEEEVVELEAAGEEAEEEKEEEEEGEEGGMKS, from the exons ATG tTGCAGATCACATCTGTTGTGTTTGGAAATC GTGATGCTCCTGAACTGCAACTCAGGGAGTTGGGAAAGGAGTCAAGTCCTATAGCTCCAG AGATAAATGTACTATACCAAGCCCCACCTAAATCTTCAAATGAAGATacgaatgaggaggaggaggaggaggaagaggtggtggtggaggagccgGTGGAGGAGTTCCcagtggaggaggaggcggcAACAGATGAAGAGgcggaaacagaggaggaggaggaggcggcggcgcctAAGGCGgaagcaggggaggcagaggaagaagaggaggaggaggtggtagagttggaggcagcaggggaagaggcagaggaggagaaagaagaggaggaggagggggaggagggggggatgaAAAGCTAg